The Balaenoptera acutorostrata chromosome 15, mBalAcu1.1, whole genome shotgun sequence genome contains a region encoding:
- the PLTP gene encoding phospholipid transfer protein isoform X2: MALFGTLFLALLAGAQAELPGCKIRITSTALELVKQEGLRFLEQELETITIPDLRGREGHFYYNISEVKVMELQLTSSELHFQPEQELMLQINNGSLGLRFRRQLLYWFFYDGGYINASAEGVSIHTSLQLSRDPTGRIKVSNVSCQASVSRMHAAFGGTFKKVYEFLSMFITSGMRFLLNQQICPVLYHAGTVLLNSLLDTVPVRSAVDELVGIDYSLLKDPVASASSLDMEFRGAFFPLADGNWSLRNQAVEPQLPEEERMVYVAFSEFFFDSAMESYFRAGALKLSLVGAKVPHDLDMLLRATYFGNIVLLSPAEIDSPLKLELRVTAPPRCTIKPSGTTISVTASVTIALVPPDQPEVKLSSMTMDVRLSAKMALRGKVLRTQLDLRRFRIYSNQSALESLALIPLQAPLKTMLQIGVMPMLNERTWRGVQIPLPEGIDFVREVVTNHVGFLTIGADLHFAKGLREVIEKNRPANTRDSRAPSAPPPSMAAV, from the exons ATGGCCCTCTTCGGGACCCTGTTTCTAGCGCTGCTGGCAGGCGCTCAGGCCGAGCTCCCCGGCTGCAAGATCCGCATCACCTCCACGGCGCTTGAGCTAG TGAAGCAGGAGGGTTTGCGCTTTCTGGAGCAAGAGCTGGAGACCATCACCATTCCGGACCTGCGGGGCCGAGAGGGCCACTTCTACTACAATATCTCTGA GGTGAAGGTCATGGAGCTGCAGCTGACATCCTCTGAGCTCCATTTCCAGCCAGAGCAGGAGCTGATGCTACAGATCAACAATGGCTCCTTGGGGCTGCGCTTCCGGAGACAGCTCCTCTACTGGTTCTT CTACGATGGGGGATATATCAACGCCTCCGCCGAGGGTGTGTCCATCCACACCTCTCTGCAGCTCTCCCGGGATCCCACTGGCCGGATCAAAGTGTCCAACGTCTCCtgccaggcctctgtctccagaaTGCATGCAGCCTTTGGGGGAACCTTCAA GAAGGTGTATGAATTCCTCTCCATGTTCATCACCTCGGGGATGCGCTTCCTCCTCAACCAGCAG ATCTGCCCCGTGCTCTACCATGCAGGGACCGTGCTTCTCAACTCCCTGCTGGACACTGTGCCTG TGCGCAGCGCTGTGGACGAGCTCGTTGGCATTGACTACTCCCTCCTGAAGGATCCCGTGGCCTCCGCCAGCAGTCTGGACATGGAATTCCGG GGGGCCTTCTTTCCCCTGGCCGACGGCAACTGGAGCCTGCGCAATCAGGCGGTGGAGCCCCAGCTGCCCGAGGAAGAGCGGATGGTATACGTGGCCTTCTCTGAGTTCTTCTTCGACTCTGCCATGGAGAGCTACTTCCGGGCAGGGGCCCTGAAGCTGTCGCTGGTGGGGGCCAAG GTGCCCCATGATCTGGACATGCTGCTGAGGGCCACCTACTTTGGGAACATCGTCCTGCTG AGCCCGGCAGAGATCGACTCTCCGCTGAAGCTGGAGCTGCGGGTCACGGCGCCACCACGCTGCACCATCAAGCCCTCGGGCACCACCATCTCTGTCACTGCCAGTGTCACCATCGCCCTGGTCCCACCCGACCAGCCCGAGGTCAAGCTGTCCAGCATGACCATG GATGTCCGTCTCAGCGCCAAGATGGCACTCCGGGGGAAGGTGCTGCGCACACAGCTGGACCTGCGCAG gtTCCGAATCTACTCAAACCAGTCTGCATTAGAGTCGCTGGCA ctGATCCCACTGCAGGCCCCTCTGAAGACCATGCTGCAGATCGGGGTGATGCCCATGCTCAATG AGCGGACCTGGCGTGGGGTGCAGATCCCACTCCCTGAGGGTATTGACTTTGTGCGCGAGGTGGTGACAAACCACGTG GGTTTCCTCACCATCGGGGCTGACCTCCACTTTGCCAAAGGGCTGCGAGAGGTGATTGAGAAGAACCGGCCTGCCAACACCAGGGACTCCCGAGCACCCAGTGCCCCGCCACCCTCCATGGCAGCTGTCTGA
- the PLTP gene encoding phospholipid transfer protein isoform X1 — MALFGTLFLALLAGAQAELPGCKIRITSTALELVKQEGLRFLEQELETITIPDLRGREGHFYYNISEVKVMELQLTSSELHFQPEQELMLQINNGSLGLRFRRQLLYWFFYDGGYINASAEGVSIHTSLQLSRDPTGRIKVSNVSCQASVSRMHAAFGGTFKKVYEFLSMFITSGMRFLLNQQICPVLYHAGTVLLNSLLDTVPVRSAVDELVGIDYSLLKDPVASASSLDMEFRGAFFPLADGNWSLRNQAVEPQLPEEERMVYVAFSEFFFDSAMESYFRAGALKLSLVGAKVPHDLDMLLRATYFGNIVLLSPAEIDSPLKLELRVTAPPRCTIKPSGTTISVTASVTIALVPPDQPEVKLSSMTMDVRLSAKMALRGKVLRTQLDLRRFRIYSNQSALESLAVSWEWGGGPGLGLRWAAKASPPSTGCPDFLPPPSQLIPLQAPLKTMLQIGVMPMLNERTWRGVQIPLPEGIDFVREVVTNHVGFLTIGADLHFAKGLREVIEKNRPANTRDSRAPSAPPPSMAAV, encoded by the exons ATGGCCCTCTTCGGGACCCTGTTTCTAGCGCTGCTGGCAGGCGCTCAGGCCGAGCTCCCCGGCTGCAAGATCCGCATCACCTCCACGGCGCTTGAGCTAG TGAAGCAGGAGGGTTTGCGCTTTCTGGAGCAAGAGCTGGAGACCATCACCATTCCGGACCTGCGGGGCCGAGAGGGCCACTTCTACTACAATATCTCTGA GGTGAAGGTCATGGAGCTGCAGCTGACATCCTCTGAGCTCCATTTCCAGCCAGAGCAGGAGCTGATGCTACAGATCAACAATGGCTCCTTGGGGCTGCGCTTCCGGAGACAGCTCCTCTACTGGTTCTT CTACGATGGGGGATATATCAACGCCTCCGCCGAGGGTGTGTCCATCCACACCTCTCTGCAGCTCTCCCGGGATCCCACTGGCCGGATCAAAGTGTCCAACGTCTCCtgccaggcctctgtctccagaaTGCATGCAGCCTTTGGGGGAACCTTCAA GAAGGTGTATGAATTCCTCTCCATGTTCATCACCTCGGGGATGCGCTTCCTCCTCAACCAGCAG ATCTGCCCCGTGCTCTACCATGCAGGGACCGTGCTTCTCAACTCCCTGCTGGACACTGTGCCTG TGCGCAGCGCTGTGGACGAGCTCGTTGGCATTGACTACTCCCTCCTGAAGGATCCCGTGGCCTCCGCCAGCAGTCTGGACATGGAATTCCGG GGGGCCTTCTTTCCCCTGGCCGACGGCAACTGGAGCCTGCGCAATCAGGCGGTGGAGCCCCAGCTGCCCGAGGAAGAGCGGATGGTATACGTGGCCTTCTCTGAGTTCTTCTTCGACTCTGCCATGGAGAGCTACTTCCGGGCAGGGGCCCTGAAGCTGTCGCTGGTGGGGGCCAAG GTGCCCCATGATCTGGACATGCTGCTGAGGGCCACCTACTTTGGGAACATCGTCCTGCTG AGCCCGGCAGAGATCGACTCTCCGCTGAAGCTGGAGCTGCGGGTCACGGCGCCACCACGCTGCACCATCAAGCCCTCGGGCACCACCATCTCTGTCACTGCCAGTGTCACCATCGCCCTGGTCCCACCCGACCAGCCCGAGGTCAAGCTGTCCAGCATGACCATG GATGTCCGTCTCAGCGCCAAGATGGCACTCCGGGGGAAGGTGCTGCGCACACAGCTGGACCTGCGCAG gtTCCGAATCTACTCAAACCAGTCTGCATTAGAGTCGCTGGCAGTGAGCTGGGAATGGGGGggtgggccagggctggggttgAGGTGGGCAGCGAAGGCGAGCCCACCCTCTACGGGCTGCCCtgacttcctccctcccccctcccagctGATCCCACTGCAGGCCCCTCTGAAGACCATGCTGCAGATCGGGGTGATGCCCATGCTCAATG AGCGGACCTGGCGTGGGGTGCAGATCCCACTCCCTGAGGGTATTGACTTTGTGCGCGAGGTGGTGACAAACCACGTG GGTTTCCTCACCATCGGGGCTGACCTCCACTTTGCCAAAGGGCTGCGAGAGGTGATTGAGAAGAACCGGCCTGCCAACACCAGGGACTCCCGAGCACCCAGTGCCCCGCCACCCTCCATGGCAGCTGTCTGA